In Candidatus Nanosynbacter lyticus, one genomic interval encodes:
- a CDS encoding RelA/SpoT family protein → MTREELLSVAEQKYDEVPVLVLASAVDYATEKHAGQKRKSGEPYINHPLAVAEILIEWGMDIDTVVAGVLHDTVEDTDATLDELESLFGRDVAFLVDGVTKVSQARAGMRSLDSYLPHTKDNLTKLMIAVGEDVRVIIIKLADRLHNMRTLQFMSPEKQKKIARETIEVFAPLADRLNMGRVRVQLEELSFKYLMPKDFHRTKSLMDSRLKKSQRKLDRVRREVEARLKEEKLVFQMDGRVKSVYSLFKKLDKVGDIDKIYDLIALRVIVDDLSTGYLVLGILHDMYQPMYERIKDYVANPKPNGYQSLHTTVQTPSGQIVEFQIRTKEMHEYAERGLAASFHYNEQKLTDAYKKGRMGAMPADLSWIRELQEAAALAGEGKRFDSNKFRMKLFSDRIFVYSPKGDIYDLPRGAFPLDYAYRIHSDIAAHASGFKINGVMKPFTYHLRHGDTIEVLTNKSAHPKPDWRELIITPHAKDKLRLQLSRSGGILQQLTGGVSSLFRHR, encoded by the coding sequence ATGACGCGCGAAGAACTGCTATCAGTAGCCGAGCAAAAGTACGACGAAGTGCCAGTGTTGGTCTTGGCAAGCGCGGTTGACTATGCGACAGAAAAACACGCTGGACAAAAACGCAAAAGCGGTGAGCCATATATCAATCACCCCCTGGCAGTGGCCGAGATTTTGATTGAGTGGGGCATGGACATCGACACGGTGGTGGCGGGTGTGCTACATGACACGGTCGAGGACACCGACGCGACGCTGGATGAACTGGAGAGTTTATTTGGACGCGACGTGGCGTTTTTGGTGGATGGCGTGACTAAGGTTTCGCAGGCACGTGCTGGCATGCGTAGTCTGGACAGCTATTTGCCACACACCAAGGACAATTTAACTAAATTGATGATCGCAGTCGGTGAAGACGTGCGGGTGATTATCATTAAACTAGCAGATCGCTTGCACAATATGCGGACGCTGCAGTTTATGTCGCCGGAGAAACAGAAGAAAATTGCTCGCGAGACGATCGAGGTGTTTGCACCGCTGGCGGACCGATTGAATATGGGGCGGGTACGCGTGCAGCTGGAAGAATTGAGCTTCAAATATTTGATGCCAAAAGATTTTCACCGCACCAAGAGTTTGATGGACAGCCGATTGAAAAAATCGCAGCGAAAACTGGATCGTGTTCGCCGTGAAGTTGAGGCGCGACTAAAGGAAGAAAAGCTGGTTTTCCAGATGGACGGCCGCGTAAAAAGCGTCTACAGCCTGTTTAAAAAGCTCGATAAGGTCGGCGATATTGATAAGATTTATGATTTGATCGCCCTGCGAGTCATTGTCGATGATTTGTCGACAGGCTATTTGGTATTAGGAATTCTACACGATATGTATCAGCCGATGTACGAGCGAATCAAAGATTATGTCGCCAATCCCAAGCCAAATGGCTACCAAAGTCTACACACCACCGTGCAAACGCCGAGTGGGCAAATTGTTGAATTTCAAATTCGCACCAAAGAAATGCACGAATACGCTGAGCGTGGTTTGGCGGCCAGCTTCCACTACAATGAGCAGAAGTTAACCGATGCGTACAAAAAAGGTCGTATGGGTGCTATGCCAGCAGATTTGTCATGGATTCGTGAGCTTCAGGAAGCGGCAGCATTGGCTGGCGAAGGCAAACGATTTGATTCTAATAAGTTCCGCATGAAATTGTTCTCAGACCGCATTTTCGTGTATTCTCCGAAAGGCGATATTTACGATTTGCCGCGCGGTGCCTTCCCGCTAGATTATGCCTACCGCATTCACTCCGACATCGCGGCACACGCCAGTGGTTTCAAAATCAATGGCGTCATGAAGCCATTTACCTATCATTTGCGGCACGGCGACACCATAGAAGTGTTGACCAATAAATCCGCCCACCCGAAGCCGGATTGGCGCGAACTGATCATAACGCCTCACGCTAAAGACAAGCTGCGTTTGCAATTGTCGCGTAGTGGTGGCATCTTGCAACAATTGACCGGCGGCGTCTCGTCACTGTTTCGGCATCGATAA
- a CDS encoding transketolase family protein: protein MSFLREDWRQSETAAIRIGFGEGLTDVAKKNNLVVALSADLMESVGFGEFAKEIGSPRAIEVGVAEQNLVTVASGLAAMGNIPFAASYAAFSPGRNWEQIRTTICLNNQPVKLVGSHAGLNVGADGATHQMLEDIALMRSLPNMVVLAPGDANEARLMAGAMAGDKRPNYVRLPREKTPLFLNQSTFEIGKSYVLRRGKDVALLGTGVMTYQLLLAAEKLAKEYDIQAEVIHFPTIKPLDEEAVLNAAQKCQAVITAEEGQITGGFGSSVAEVLSENLPVKMKRIGVNDTFGESGKMSELWKKHGLDVDSITHSVVDFLQ from the coding sequence GTGAGTTTTCTGAGAGAAGATTGGCGGCAATCAGAGACTGCAGCTATTCGCATTGGTTTTGGCGAAGGATTAACAGACGTCGCTAAGAAGAATAATCTAGTGGTGGCGCTGAGTGCGGATTTGATGGAAAGCGTCGGCTTTGGTGAATTTGCTAAGGAAATTGGTAGTCCTAGGGCGATTGAAGTTGGTGTGGCGGAGCAGAATTTGGTGACAGTGGCGTCTGGGTTAGCTGCCATGGGTAATATTCCATTTGCAGCCAGTTACGCGGCGTTTAGTCCGGGGCGGAATTGGGAACAGATTCGGACGACTATTTGTTTGAATAATCAGCCAGTCAAGTTGGTTGGCTCGCATGCTGGGTTGAACGTTGGCGCGGACGGTGCGACGCATCAGATGTTGGAAGATATTGCTTTGATGCGCAGTTTGCCAAACATGGTGGTGTTGGCGCCAGGCGATGCTAATGAAGCCAGGCTGATGGCGGGCGCAATGGCTGGCGATAAGCGCCCGAATTACGTGAGATTGCCTCGGGAAAAAACGCCGTTGTTCTTAAATCAATCTACTTTTGAGATCGGAAAAAGTTATGTACTGAGGCGAGGTAAAGATGTCGCGCTATTGGGAACGGGCGTGATGACATATCAACTGTTATTAGCGGCAGAAAAATTGGCGAAAGAATATGATATTCAGGCGGAGGTCATTCATTTCCCGACAATTAAACCATTGGATGAAGAGGCCGTACTTAACGCGGCTCAAAAATGTCAAGCTGTTATTACGGCGGAAGAGGGGCAGATTACTGGCGGATTTGGTTCGAGCGTGGCGGAAGTTCTTAGTGAGAATTTGCCGGTGAAGATGAAGCGAATTGGTGTCAATGACACGTTTGGAGAGTCGGGCAAAATGTCTGAATTATGGAAAAAGCATGGCTTGGACGTTGATTCAATTACTCACAGTGTTGTTGATTTTCTCCAGTGA
- a CDS encoding inorganic diphosphatase — MADFNQILTPGDVENGIVNVVVEIPQGSNHKIEWNRELAVMQLDRVEPAIFAKPTNYGFIPQTLDEDGDELDALIITDQPLTTGIFMEAKVIGVLEFVDDDEVDDKVIVVPADDRNTGDAINSLEDLPPQLLKQIEHHFNHYKDMKKPGSTVVKGFGDVERAKQIIRDSITRWNEQA; from the coding sequence ATGGCAGACTTTAACCAAATTTTGACACCTGGTGACGTAGAAAACGGCATCGTGAATGTTGTCGTTGAGATCCCGCAAGGCTCAAACCATAAGATTGAATGGAACCGTGAGCTGGCAGTCATGCAGCTGGACCGCGTTGAGCCAGCAATTTTCGCCAAGCCAACCAACTACGGTTTCATCCCGCAGACATTGGACGAGGACGGCGACGAATTGGATGCTTTAATCATCACCGACCAGCCACTGACAACAGGTATTTTTATGGAAGCAAAGGTCATTGGTGTTTTGGAGTTTGTTGATGATGATGAGGTTGATGACAAGGTGATCGTAGTGCCAGCTGATGACCGCAATACTGGTGATGCTATCAATTCGTTGGAAGACTTGCCGCCGCAGCTCCTCAAGCAAATTGAGCATCATTTCAACCACTACAAAGATATGAAGAAGCCAGGTTCGACAGTTGTCAAGGGCTTTGGTGATGTTGAACGCGCCAAGCAAATCATCCGCGATTCGATCACTCGCTGGAACGAGCAAGCGTAA
- a CDS encoding RpiB/LacA/LacB family sugar-phosphate isomerase codes for MKIYLGSDHRGFMLKEKVFAYLVKNGYDVQDVGGVELNPDDDFPQFAQAAVLKIIGDDSKDPRAILICGGGQGMCMAANRFKGIRASVIWDAFEAKMTRHDNDSNVLCLPARILEDDESAWKGIVETWLNTPYANAPRFNRRNAQLDELS; via the coding sequence ATGAAAATCTACCTCGGATCTGACCACCGCGGCTTTATGTTGAAGGAAAAAGTTTTTGCGTATTTGGTTAAAAATGGCTATGACGTACAAGATGTTGGTGGCGTAGAATTAAACCCTGACGATGATTTTCCGCAATTCGCTCAGGCGGCAGTATTGAAAATTATTGGCGATGATAGTAAAGATCCGCGAGCTATCTTAATCTGTGGCGGCGGTCAAGGAATGTGTATGGCGGCCAACCGATTCAAAGGAATTCGTGCCAGCGTGATTTGGGATGCTTTCGAGGCAAAGATGACGCGTCATGATAATGACTCGAATGTATTGTGTTTGCCGGCGCGAATTTTGGAAGACGATGAATCAGCTTGGAAGGGTATTGTAGAAACGTGGTTGAATACTCCGTACGCCAATGCTCCACGCTTTAATCGGCGCAATGCGCAGTTGGATGAATTGTCATGA
- a CDS encoding class II fructose-bisphosphate aldolase: protein MGLSISEIRQNTTRARHLMQRTRAQHFAVGAFNIDNQETLIAVARAAQKLQSPVLVEVSDAEVKAMGLENVRDLVDNYKAEYDIEMYLNLDHGPTVEGCKRAIDAGYEFVHIDISQANHDASDEEIIAKTREVVEYAKFTGALVESEPHYFGGSSNVHTEAIDYEEIKKTFSTPDGARAFVEATGIDTFAAAVGNLHGKYPVPKVLDLELLARIRQALYCQISLHGGSGTPLHYFEDAAKIGVSKININSDMRYAFRTTLEKTLRENPHEYAIVKLMPPVYAAVQEVVESKIKAFNSAGKAVV from the coding sequence ATGGGACTATCGATTTCAGAGATTCGGCAAAACACGACGCGAGCGCGTCATTTGATGCAGCGGACACGGGCGCAGCATTTTGCGGTCGGGGCGTTTAATATTGACAACCAAGAAACGCTAATAGCCGTGGCACGTGCGGCGCAAAAACTCCAGTCTCCGGTGTTGGTCGAGGTGTCAGACGCCGAAGTGAAAGCCATGGGCTTGGAGAACGTCCGTGACTTGGTGGATAACTACAAGGCTGAATATGACATCGAGATGTATTTGAACTTGGATCACGGTCCGACAGTCGAGGGCTGTAAACGAGCCATTGACGCGGGGTATGAGTTTGTGCACATCGACATTTCCCAGGCAAATCACGATGCTTCCGACGAGGAAATCATCGCTAAAACCCGCGAGGTCGTCGAGTACGCCAAGTTTACTGGCGCCTTGGTAGAGTCCGAGCCACACTATTTTGGTGGCAGCTCTAATGTTCATACCGAAGCCATTGACTATGAAGAAATCAAGAAAACTTTTTCCACGCCAGACGGTGCGCGGGCATTTGTCGAGGCGACGGGGATTGATACCTTTGCGGCGGCAGTGGGTAACCTGCACGGTAAATATCCAGTACCGAAAGTGTTAGATTTGGAATTATTAGCACGCATTCGCCAGGCGCTGTACTGCCAGATTTCGCTTCATGGTGGGTCAGGTACGCCGCTGCACTACTTTGAAGATGCGGCAAAAATTGGCGTTTCCAAAATCAACATCAACTCCGATATGCGCTACGCTTTCCGCACCACACTGGAAAAAACCTTGCGTGAAAATCCACATGAATATGCCATCGTTAAGCTGATGCCTCCAGTCTACGCGGCTGTCCAAGAAGTTGTAGAGTCAAAGATTAAGGCGTTTAATTCCGCAGGAAAGGCGGTGGTGTAA
- a CDS encoding FKBP-type peptidyl-prolyl cis-trans isomerase → MATSKSQRIGIWVIAGMMFLGTVGGFIAMMVQPGNDAKDQAALKKAQDEYTKANDEHKKKVEAQAAELSQKYYSKFSEFSSRVGAFEAGSVKELGKEDLLEGDGAEVKDDTKLAVYYIGWNPKGEIFDQSIADGKLKAPLNMNGPAKTAVIQGWKEGLIGMKIGGVRELTIPADKAYGNQAQGDKIPANSPLKFVVMAIEKPADIPQPEMPGIIKQYYRSRGLNV, encoded by the coding sequence ATGGCAACAAGTAAAAGCCAAAGGATAGGCATTTGGGTGATTGCCGGCATGATGTTTTTAGGAACTGTTGGCGGATTTATCGCCATGATGGTGCAGCCGGGCAATGATGCTAAAGATCAAGCGGCATTGAAGAAGGCTCAGGATGAGTACACTAAAGCCAACGATGAGCATAAGAAAAAAGTAGAAGCTCAGGCTGCCGAACTGAGCCAAAAATACTACAGTAAATTTTCTGAGTTCAGTTCGCGAGTCGGTGCGTTTGAGGCTGGTAGTGTTAAAGAACTCGGCAAAGAAGATTTGTTGGAGGGTGACGGAGCAGAAGTCAAAGATGATACTAAATTGGCGGTTTATTATATTGGCTGGAACCCTAAGGGGGAGATTTTTGATCAATCAATTGCTGATGGAAAGTTAAAAGCACCGCTTAATATGAATGGTCCAGCGAAAACTGCCGTGATTCAAGGCTGGAAAGAGGGGCTGATTGGTATGAAGATTGGCGGTGTACGCGAATTGACAATTCCAGCGGATAAGGCGTACGGAAATCAGGCTCAGGGCGATAAGATTCCTGCTAATTCGCCGCTGAAATTTGTGGTAATGGCTATCGAAAAGCCAGCAGATATTCCACAGCCAGAAATGCCAGGAATTATCAAGCAGTATTATAGGTCAAGGGGGTTAAATGTCTAA
- a CDS encoding carbohydrate kinase family protein yields MAKIITVGAAIQDVFLSQSDALTPVCESPEHCFARLDLGAKADVNQIHFATGGGATNAAVTFARQGHYVSFMGAIGHDPAGQAVLADLDKENIDTHLVRYSPKYSTGYSVLLLASNGERTILTYRGASTHYHEADFDLSDEDADWLYVSTLAGNMPMLHKLFHQAKRRDMKICFNPGKKELAQKDKLLGLLSDVDVLTLNKEEMQQLVSGDDLETLVRRGLNLVPVVLVTDGVNGSMASDGKTIVRALMYDDSPSIDRTGAGDAFASGFLSEWARSGNLKNSVIMGSANASSVVMKIGAKAGILYSGTPLHTMPIQEREL; encoded by the coding sequence ATGGCAAAAATTATTACCGTCGGTGCCGCTATCCAGGACGTTTTTTTGAGTCAATCGGACGCATTAACGCCAGTGTGTGAAAGTCCAGAGCATTGTTTTGCGCGACTGGATTTGGGTGCAAAGGCCGACGTTAATCAAATCCACTTTGCGACCGGTGGTGGCGCTACAAATGCAGCGGTAACTTTCGCCAGGCAGGGTCATTATGTTAGCTTTATGGGAGCGATCGGTCATGATCCAGCTGGTCAGGCTGTTTTGGCTGATTTGGATAAGGAAAATATTGATACGCATTTAGTACGATATTCCCCAAAGTACAGCACGGGATACTCTGTCTTGCTCCTGGCTTCAAATGGCGAAAGGACAATTCTAACATACCGCGGAGCCTCAACTCATTATCACGAGGCGGACTTTGATTTATCTGATGAAGATGCAGACTGGTTGTATGTTTCGACGCTGGCCGGTAATATGCCGATGCTTCATAAATTATTTCACCAGGCCAAACGTCGCGATATGAAAATTTGTTTTAATCCTGGCAAGAAAGAATTGGCACAAAAGGATAAATTGCTGGGACTTTTGTCTGATGTTGACGTCTTGACGCTTAATAAAGAGGAAATGCAACAATTGGTGTCCGGCGACGATTTGGAGACTTTGGTGCGCCGTGGATTAAATTTGGTACCAGTTGTTCTAGTGACGGACGGCGTAAATGGTTCCATGGCAAGTGACGGAAAGACTATTGTGCGAGCCTTAATGTACGACGACAGCCCTTCAATTGACAGAACGGGCGCTGGTGATGCCTTTGCGTCTGGTTTTTTGAGTGAATGGGCGAGGAGCGGTAATTTGAAAAATTCTGTAATAATGGGTAGTGCAAATGCTAGCTCGGTTGTCATGAAAATTGGGGCGAAAGCTGGTATTTTATATTCTGGTACACCACTTCATACTATGCCAATTCAAGAAAGGGAACTATAA
- a CDS encoding NAD(P)/FAD-dependent oxidoreductase: MSKEVIIVGAGPSALTAAIYLSREDVPTTLYERGVVGGMAAITDQIDNYPGFAEGVTGMKLASELQQQAERFGADIEYGDVTELKQVDGELELTIDGQPVRAKSVLLATGSNHRKLGVSGEDELYGRGVHYCATCDGAFYRDKSLIVVGGGNSAVQEAIFLTRYASHIDLLVRSELRASDVLQKELQKYVDEGKITVHIGATTDEIIVKDDKFYGVKSTQNGEQKEFTADGLFVFIGLIPNTQFLADSDVELDLGGHIVTDEHLHTNIPGVFASGDVRSGATMQIASAVGEGAVAAMQIREYLQEKAREE; encoded by the coding sequence ATGTCTAAAGAAGTTATCATCGTTGGTGCCGGTCCAAGCGCGCTCACGGCTGCAATTTATCTATCGCGCGAAGATGTGCCGACGACACTGTACGAGCGCGGCGTGGTCGGTGGCATGGCGGCCATCACTGACCAAATTGACAACTACCCAGGATTTGCTGAGGGTGTAACTGGCATGAAGCTGGCATCAGAGTTGCAGCAGCAGGCTGAGCGGTTCGGTGCGGATATCGAGTATGGCGACGTTACGGAACTCAAGCAAGTTGACGGCGAGTTGGAATTGACGATCGATGGCCAGCCGGTGCGAGCCAAATCGGTGCTCCTAGCTACTGGTTCAAATCACCGCAAGTTGGGCGTGTCGGGCGAAGATGAATTGTACGGCCGCGGCGTGCATTACTGTGCGACGTGCGACGGAGCGTTTTACCGCGACAAGAGCTTGATCGTCGTTGGCGGCGGCAACTCGGCAGTCCAGGAAGCGATCTTTTTGACTCGCTATGCTAGCCACATTGATCTGCTGGTGCGCAGCGAATTACGCGCCAGCGATGTCCTGCAAAAAGAGCTGCAAAAGTATGTCGATGAGGGCAAGATTACCGTCCATATCGGTGCGACAACCGATGAAATTATCGTCAAAGATGACAAGTTCTACGGCGTCAAATCAACCCAAAACGGTGAGCAAAAAGAGTTTACCGCAGACGGTCTGTTCGTCTTTATCGGCCTCATCCCGAACACGCAGTTCTTGGCTGACTCAGATGTTGAACTAGATCTCGGCGGGCACATCGTCACTGACGAACATTTGCACACTAACATCCCAGGCGTCTTTGCCTCGGGCGACGTGCGTTCGGGTGCAACCATGCAAATTGCTTCGGCAGTCGGCGAGGGCGCAGTGGCGGCAATGCAAATTCGTGAATATTTACAAGAAAAAGCCAGAGAGGAGTAA
- a CDS encoding TIGR00730 family Rossman fold protein codes for MTPKNVCIPRELQLQAAMFRLGNVDEEIHAGYEILQKYHKTVTFFGSARISEDNGYYQKAKELAFQLAKDGYTIITGGGGGIMEAANRGAIEAGGQSIGFNIRLPHEQSLNKYTTDSFAFTHFAPRKIVMTLLADAYVCFPGGFGTMDEICEIITLTQTKKMTPVPIVLFDKKFWHKWDEFVHESILPNKLISDGDEKIYTITEDITEVVDLIKSQQTCCDR; via the coding sequence ATGACTCCGAAAAATGTTTGTATTCCGCGCGAACTGCAGCTCCAAGCAGCCATGTTTCGTCTGGGCAATGTCGATGAAGAAATCCATGCCGGCTATGAAATTCTCCAAAAATATCATAAAACAGTAACCTTTTTTGGCTCAGCCAGAATAAGCGAAGATAACGGATATTACCAGAAAGCCAAAGAATTGGCCTTTCAATTGGCAAAAGATGGCTACACAATTATTACCGGTGGCGGCGGCGGAATCATGGAAGCAGCAAACCGCGGCGCCATAGAAGCTGGCGGACAATCAATTGGCTTTAATATCCGCCTACCACACGAACAATCGCTCAACAAATACACCACCGACTCTTTCGCCTTTACTCACTTTGCGCCGCGTAAAATTGTTATGACTCTGCTGGCGGATGCTTACGTCTGTTTTCCGGGCGGCTTTGGGACGATGGATGAAATCTGCGAGATTATTACATTAACTCAAACTAAAAAAATGACTCCCGTGCCAATTGTTCTGTTCGATAAAAAATTCTGGCACAAGTGGGATGAATTTGTCCATGAAAGCATACTTCCGAATAAGCTCATTTCTGATGGCGATGAGAAAATTTATACAATCACCGAAGACATCACAGAGGTAGTTGATCTTATTAAGAGTCAGCAAACTTGCTGCGACCGTTAG
- a CDS encoding transketolase — translation MSDDQLNELREISQTLRQSIIHELVTAGSGHAAGCLGFADVMAVLYFYAMRLDPENPDWQDRDIFVMSNGHYAPLLYATLAERGFFDKKELVNLRKFGSKLQGHPERGSLPGIETTSGPLGCGLSQAAGMAYSLKYLGGNPQRFVYCSLGDGELNEGNIWEAAMFAAKYELSNIIAIIDRNNIQIGGDTEKVMPLGNLADKWRSFGWFTQEVDGHDYEAIVKAIDVAKTSHQPNVIIAHTIPGFGVDFMEYDYQWHGRAPNAEEARRALIQLGEKGDVK, via the coding sequence ATGTCTGACGATCAACTAAACGAATTGAGAGAAATATCCCAAACCTTGCGTCAGTCGATTATTCATGAATTAGTGACAGCTGGCTCTGGACATGCGGCTGGATGTCTGGGTTTTGCGGATGTCATGGCGGTTCTTTATTTTTACGCCATGCGTCTAGATCCTGAAAATCCTGATTGGCAAGATCGAGATATTTTTGTGATGAGTAACGGCCATTATGCGCCGCTTCTGTACGCCACTTTGGCGGAGCGAGGGTTTTTTGATAAAAAAGAATTAGTTAATTTAAGGAAATTTGGCTCTAAACTTCAGGGTCATCCAGAACGTGGTAGCCTGCCTGGTATTGAAACGACGAGCGGTCCTTTGGGTTGCGGCTTAAGTCAAGCGGCCGGTATGGCTTATTCATTGAAATATTTAGGTGGTAATCCCCAGCGGTTCGTTTATTGTAGTTTGGGCGATGGCGAGCTTAATGAGGGTAATATTTGGGAGGCGGCGATGTTTGCCGCGAAATATGAGTTGTCAAATATAATTGCGATTATTGATAGGAATAATATTCAGATTGGTGGCGATACGGAAAAAGTTATGCCGCTAGGAAATTTGGCGGACAAGTGGCGGAGTTTTGGCTGGTTTACGCAGGAAGTCGACGGACATGATTACGAGGCAATTGTAAAAGCGATTGACGTGGCAAAAACTTCCCATCAGCCGAATGTGATCATTGCACATACAATTCCTGGATTTGGTGTTGATTTTATGGAATATGATTACCAGTGGCACGGAAGAGCCCCGAATGCCGAGGAGGCCAGGCGTGCGCTTATTCAGCTAGGTGAAAAAGGAGATGTCAAGTGA
- a CDS encoding ribulose-phosphate 3-epimerase, with the protein MSAVIAPAILAENAAQYKEQVDRITGFVERVHIDISDGEFAPTLTVGIQELWAPEGWTIDIHAMVNNLEEYIPKLIALRPHMIIVHAEATGDVKMALMQIRQAGIMAGLALLKPTVPRTVEEFIKLADHVMIFSGELGRFGGTASLMQLEKIRLIKAINPNVEIGWDGGVLVDNAYSLVQGGVNVLNAGGVIQKSSDPHAIFSKLQQEINKTSVL; encoded by the coding sequence ATGAGCGCTGTAATTGCCCCGGCTATTTTGGCAGAAAACGCTGCTCAGTATAAAGAGCAAGTTGATAGGATAACTGGTTTTGTTGAGCGGGTACATATTGATATTTCTGATGGTGAATTTGCGCCGACGTTGACGGTCGGTATTCAGGAATTATGGGCACCCGAGGGTTGGACTATCGATATTCATGCTATGGTCAACAATCTGGAGGAATATATACCGAAGTTGATTGCCCTAAGACCACATATGATTATAGTCCACGCGGAAGCCACGGGCGATGTAAAAATGGCGCTTATGCAGATTCGTCAGGCTGGTATCATGGCTGGCCTAGCGTTATTAAAGCCAACGGTGCCGCGGACTGTCGAAGAATTTATAAAACTCGCTGACCATGTGATGATTTTTAGTGGCGAGTTGGGTAGATTTGGCGGGACTGCCAGTTTGATGCAGTTGGAAAAAATTCGACTCATTAAAGCCATTAATCCTAACGTGGAAATTGGTTGGGATGGCGGCGTTTTAGTGGATAATGCATATAGCCTGGTGCAGGGTGGTGTTAATGTCTTAAATGCTGGCGGCGTTATTCAAAAATCATCAGATCCACACGCAATTTTTTCCAAACTCCAGCAGGAAATTAACAAGACGAGTGTGCTTTAA
- the gap gene encoding type I glyceraldehyde-3-phosphate dehydrogenase, with translation MSVTRIAINGFGRIGRNAFKIARERSDLEIVAINDLTDTKTLAYLLKHDSNYGEYSRQVDFTENELIIEGQSVKVLAEKDPANLPWGDMNIDVVIESTGFFTDKDGAGKHLTAGAKRVVISGPTKSDGVDTIVLGTNDSKIKDATPIVSNASCTTNSLGAVMAVLDAEFGVEKSMLTTVHSYTASQRLQDAPSKDLREGRNAAENMVPTTTGAAIAVTKTLPQLTGRFDGLSVRVPTPVVSLSDVTVLLRRDVTVEQVNEAFKKAAQSNFYQGILGVSEEPLVSRDFIGNSHSGVVDLPLTKVVGGNLIKVMVWYDNEWGYSNRLVELVADVGHYLNQSE, from the coding sequence ATGTCAGTAACAAGAATAGCAATTAATGGTTTTGGAAGGATTGGGCGTAACGCTTTTAAGATTGCTCGCGAGCGGAGTGATTTAGAGATTGTGGCGATTAATGATTTGACGGACACGAAGACTCTGGCGTACCTGCTCAAGCATGACAGCAATTATGGTGAGTATAGTCGGCAGGTTGATTTTACGGAAAATGAGCTGATTATTGAAGGTCAATCCGTTAAAGTCCTAGCAGAGAAAGATCCAGCAAACTTGCCGTGGGGCGATATGAATATTGACGTGGTGATTGAATCTACCGGATTCTTCACTGATAAAGACGGCGCAGGTAAGCACTTGACTGCCGGTGCCAAGCGCGTGGTTATCAGCGGTCCAACCAAGTCTGACGGCGTTGATACGATTGTGCTAGGTACTAATGATAGTAAAATCAAGGACGCAACGCCAATTGTATCTAACGCCAGCTGTACCACCAACAGTCTGGGCGCGGTGATGGCGGTTCTGGACGCAGAGTTTGGCGTGGAAAAATCAATGTTGACGACAGTGCATAGCTACACCGCTAGCCAAAGATTGCAAGACGCGCCATCCAAGGATTTACGTGAAGGTCGTAATGCTGCTGAGAATATGGTGCCAACAACAACGGGTGCAGCCATTGCTGTGACGAAAACCCTGCCGCAGTTGACTGGTAGATTCGATGGTCTCAGTGTTCGTGTCCCAACGCCAGTGGTGTCGCTCAGTGATGTGACGGTACTGCTCCGACGCGATGTAACGGTTGAGCAGGTAAATGAAGCCTTCAAAAAAGCCGCGCAAAGTAACTTTTACCAGGGTATTCTGGGCGTTTCTGAGGAACCTTTAGTTAGCCGCGACTTCATCGGCAATTCGCACTCTGGGGTTGTTGACTTGCCGCTGACGAAGGTTGTTGGTGGTAATTTGATCAAAGTCATGGTTTGGTATGACAATGAATGGGGTTATTCGAACCGGCTGGTTGAACTGGTGGCGGATGTCGGACATTATCTCAACCAGAGCGAATAG